In one Maniola jurtina chromosome 13, ilManJurt1.1, whole genome shotgun sequence genomic region, the following are encoded:
- the LOC123871137 gene encoding protein strawberry notch-like isoform X1, which produces MSKRQAFGDHSPSDDDSDFDDDEDPDNLEVPGGGKTLAAAARMGDKVKPPHTIMPVTVRATTNPLAAASGVAFGQATNVKPIKISASSLAKPLGLGLGRGTLAARGAAAGSSAYSAASLLAQMEMVGMQSMNSYLLQNLNQILASGMGGPLAGMLGQFAQVPPWAQKGLWPQDKMPGEEEEVDDEEMGVAETYADYMPPKLKLGRKHPDPVVETASLSSVEPVDVTYSLVLPDETIRNGLLSALQLEAVVYASQAHEHMLPDGTRAGFLIGDGAGVGKGRTIAGIIFENYLRGRKRALWVSVSNDLKYDAERDLRDIGAGKIEVYSLSKLKYAKISSGVNGNVKKGVVFSTYSALIGETQADTKYRSRLKQLLQWCGDDFDGVIVFDECHKAKNLCPVGSGKATKTGLTALELQNKLPKARVVYASATGASEPRNMAYMVRLGIWGEGTPFPTFMDFINAVEKRGVGAMEIVAMDMKLRGMYIARQLSFHGVSFKIEEVPLADSFRDVYDKSVALWVEAMQRFTEAAELIDAEPRMRKTMWGQFWSAHQRFFKYLCIAAKVNQAVVLAREAVKCGKCVVIGLQSTGEARTLDQLERDDGELSDFVSTAKGVFQTLVEKHFPAPDRERINRLLGLEAKTKTVVPIPVVTPLNGKNGLDDNNAAKRKLTARQQVNAAAKRMRGGSSSDEFIRSDDELDAELEGEAEADSEHERRSDSDLSDFNPFRAGSDSDDEPWVGRKKKVAKKKKASAAKKKTSTQDKIETMFSRKSLAPPAPTVTVTSAGRSLTGTPVGTNGLYLGPSRAVAPARSAIERACSMKEQLLAAVERLGRRLPPNTLDQLVDELGGTDNVAEMTGRKGRVVQTEDGQILYESRSEADVPLETLNLTEKQRFMDGEKDVAIISEAASSGISLQSDRRARNQRRRVHITLELPWSADRAIQQFGRTHRSNQVNAPEYIFLISDLAGERRFASTVAKRLESLGALTHGDRRATETRDLSQFNIDNKYGRTALEAVMKAIMKYETPLVPPPSDYSGDFFQDVASALVGVGLIVNSEAAPGMLALDKDYNNMSKFLNRILGMPVELQNRLFKYFTDTLAAVMEQARRSGRFDLGILDLGSADESVRRVRCVRFLRRHATGQAPVELHTVHSERGLEWSAALEKLSEASSPEEGFYLSSTPRNGKLTAVLCLAHTPARPERRDRLAKKERMFQIYKANTGLQLRLESLAELEKKFRRVEAGEAESAWRAQHAAALRTCAHAYWRASCRDPHCEVGLRRRTHHVLAGSLLAVWARVEHALAARSAGKMQVVRLKTDDGLKIVGTLIPKNCVETLKETLSSDAVSVTEQTFESER; this is translated from the exons ATG TCAAAACGGCAAGCGTTTGGCGACCACAGCCCGTCAGATGATGACTCAGACTTTGATGATGACGAGGACCCTGACAATTTGGAAGTGCCAG GTGGAGGGAAGACCCTGGCGGCGGCGGCTCGCATGGGCGACAAGGTCAAGCCCCCACACACCATCATGCCTGTCACCGTCAGAGCTACCACCAACCCATTGGCAG CGGCGTCGGGCGTGGCGTTCGGCCAGGCCACCAACGTGAAGCCCATCAAGATCTCCGCCAGCTCGCTTGCCAAGCCGCTGGGGCTCGGCCTCGGCAGGGGAA CGctcgcggcgcgcggcgcggccgCCGGCTCGTCCGCGTACAGCGCCGCCTCGCTGCTCGCGCAGA TGGAGATGGTGGGCATGCAGAGCATGAACTCGTACCTGCTGCAGAACCTGAACCAGATCCTGGCGTCGGGCATGGGCGGCCCGCTGGCCGGCATGCTGGGCCAGTTCGCGCAGGTGCCGCCCTGGGCGCAGAAGGGGCTGTGGCCCCAAGACAAG ATGCCCGGCGAGGAGGAGGAGGTGGACGACGAGGAGATGGGCGTCGCCGAGACGTACGCGGACTACATGCCGCCCAAAC TGAAGTTGGGCCGCAAGCACCCCGACCCGGTGGTGGAGACGGCGTCGCTCTCGTCCGTGGAGCCGGTGGACGTGACGTACTCGCTGGTGCTGCCGGACGAGACCATCCGCAACGGGCTGCTGTCGGCGCTGCAGCTGGAGGCGGTGGTGTACGCCTCGCAGGCCCACGAGCACATGCTGCCCGACGGCACCCGGGCGGGGTTCCTCATTG GTGACGGCGCGGGCGTGGGCAAGGGGCGCAccatcgcgggcatcatcttcgAGAACTACTTGCGCGGCCGCAAGCGCGCGCTGTGGGTGTCCGTGTCCAACGACCTCAAGTACGACGCGGAGCGCGACCTGCGCGACATCGGCGCCGGCAAGATCGAGGTCTATTCGCTCAGCAAG CTGAAGTACGCCAAGATCTCGTCGGGCGTGAACGGCAACGTGAAGAAGGGCGTGGTGTTCAGCACGTACAGCGCGCTCATCGGCGAGACGCAGGCCGACACCAAGTACCGCTCGCGCCTCAAGCAGCTGCTGCAGTGGTGCGGCGACGACTTCGACGGCGTC ATTGTGTTTGACGAATGTCACAAGGCCAAGAACCTGTGCCCCGTGGGGTCGGGCAAGGCCACCAAGACGGGGCTGACGGCGCTGGAGCTGCAGAACAAGCTGCCCAAGGCGCGCGTGGTGTACGCGTCCGCCACCGGCGCCTCCGAGCCGCGCAACATGGCCTACATGGTGCGCCTGGGCATCTGGGGCGAGGGCACGCCCTTCCCCACCTTCATGGACTTCATCAACGCTGTGGAGAAGAG GGGCGTGGGCGCCATGGAGATCGTGGCCATGGACATGAAGCTGCGAGGCATGTACATCGCGCGCCAGCTGTCCTTCCACGGCGTGTCCTTCAAGATCGAGGAGGTGCCGCTCGCGGACTCCTTCCGAGACGTGTACGACAAGTCGGTCGCGCTG TGGGTGGAAGCCATGCAGCGCTTCACGGAGGCGGCGGAGCTGATCGACGCGGAGCCGCGCATGCGGAAGACCATGTGGGGGCAGTTCTGGTCGGCGCATCAACGGTTCTTCAAGTACCTCTGCATCGCTGCCAAG GTGAACCAGGCGGTGGTGCTGGCGCGCGAGGCGGTGAAGTGCGGCAAGTGCGTGGTGATCGGGCTGCAGAGCACGGGCGAGGCGCGCACGCTCGACCAGCTCGAGCGCGACGACGGGGAGCTCTCCGACTTCGTCTCCACGGCCAA GGGCGTGTTCCAAACCCTCGTGGAGAAGCACTTCCCGGCCCCGGATAGGGAGCGAATCAACCGGCTGCTGGGGCTGGAGGCCAAGACGAAGACCGTGGTGCCCATCCCGGTTGTCACTCCCCTCAACGGCAAGAACGGCCTCGATGACAACAACGCAGCCAAGAGGAAAT TGACGGCGCGGCAGCAGGTGAACGCGGCGGCCAAGCGCATGCGCGGCGGCTCCTCGTCGGACGAGTTCATCCGCTCCGACGACGAGCTCGACGCCGAGCTGGAGGGCGAGGCGGAGGCCGACTCGGAGCACGAGCGCCGCTCCGACTCCGACCTCAGCGACTTCAACCCGTTCCGTGCCGGCAGCGACAGCGACGACG AGCCGTGGGTGGGACGTAAGAAAAAAGTGGCAAAGAAGAAAAAGGCGTCCGCCGCGAAGAAGAAGACGAGCACTCAGGACAAGATCGAGACGATGTTCTCCCGCAAGAGCctcgcgccgcccgcgcccacCGTCACCGTCACGTCCGCGGGTCGCAGCCTCACCGGCACGCCCGTCGGCACCAACGGCCTGTACCTCG GTCCGTCGCGTGCCGTGGCGCCGGCGCGCTCGGCTATCGAGCGCGCGTGCAGCATGAAGGAGCAGCTGCTGGCGGCCGTGGAGCGCCTCGGGCGTCGCCTGCCGCCCAACACGCTCGACCAGCTCGTCGACGAGCTCGGGGGCACCGACAACGTTGCCGAG ATGACGGGCAGAAAAGGTCGCGTGGTGCAGACGGAGGACGGCCAGATCCTGTACGAGAGCCGCTCGGAGGCCGACGTGCCGCTGGAGACGCTCAACCTGACGGAGAAGCAGCGCTTCATGGACGGCGAGAAGGACGTGGCCATCATCTCCGAGGCGGCCTCCAGCGGCATCTCGCTGCAGAGCGACCGCAG AGCGCGAAACCAAAGGCGGAGAGTTCACATAACGTTGGAGTTGCCGTGGTCGGCGGACAGAGCTATACAGCAGTTTG GTCGCACGCATCGATCGAACCAAGTGAACGCGCCGGAGTACATCTTCCTGATCTCGGACCTGGCGGGCGAGAGGCGCTTCGCCTCCACCGTGGCCAAGCGCCTGGAGTCCCTCGGCGCGCTCACGCACGGCGACCGGCGCGCCACGGAGACCAGGGACCTCAGCCAGTTCAACATCGACAACAAATacg GTCGCACGGCCCTGGAGGCGGTGATGAAGGCGATAATGAAATACGAGACACCGCTGGTGCCGCCCCCGAGCGACTACTCGGGGGATTTCTTCCAGGACGTTGCCTCCGCGCTCGTGGGCGTCGGCCTCATAGTCAACAGCGAGGCCGCACCCGGCATGCTGGCGTTAGATAAG GACTACAACAACATGTCAAAGTTCCTCAACAGGATACTGGGCATGCCCGTGGAGCTGCAGAACAGACTCTTCAAATACTTCACCGACACACTCGCCGCTGTTATGGAGCAAG CTCGTCGCAGCGGCCGCTTCGACCTGGGCATCCTGGACCTGGGCAGCGCGGACGAGAGCGTGCGGCGCGTGCGCTGCGTGCGCTTCCTGCGCCGCCACGCCACGGGGCAGGCGCCCGTCGAGCTCCACACCGTGCACTCTGAG CGCGGGCTGGAGTGGTCGGCGGCGCTGGAGAAGCTGTCGGAAGCCAGCTCGCCCGAGGAGGGCTTCTACCTGTCGTCGACGCCGCGCAACGGCAAGCTGACCGCCGTGCTGTGCCTCGCGCACACGCCGGCGCGCCCGGAGCGGCGGGACCGCCTCGCCAAGAAGGAGCGCATGTTTCAGATATACAA AGCGAACACGGGGCTGCAGCTGCGGCTGGAGTCGCTGGCGGAGCTGGAGAAGAAGTTCCGGCGCGTGGAGGCGGGCGAGGCGGAGAGCGCGTGGCGCGCGCAGCACGCGGCGGCGCTGCGCACGTGCGCGCACGCGTACTGGCGCGCGTCGTGCCGCGACCCGCACTGCGAGGTGGGGCTGCGGCGCCGCACGCACCACGTGCTGGCCGGCTCGCTGCTGGCCGTGTGGGCGCGCGTGGAGCACGCGCTGGCGGCGCGCTCGGCCGGCAAGATGCAGGTCGTGCGCCTCAAGACCGACGACGGCCTCAAGATCGTAG GAACCCTCATTCCAAAGAACTGCGTGGAGACTCTCAAGGAGACGCTGTCGTCGGACGCCGTGTCCGTCACCGAGCAGACCTTCGAATCGGAGCGTTAG
- the LOC123871137 gene encoding protein strawberry notch-like isoform X2: MSKRQAFGDHSPSDDDSDFDDDEDPDNLEVPGGGKTLAAAARMGDKVKPPHTIMPVTVRATTNPLAAASGVAFGQATNVKPIKISASSLAKPLGLGLGRGMEMVGMQSMNSYLLQNLNQILASGMGGPLAGMLGQFAQVPPWAQKGLWPQDKMPGEEEEVDDEEMGVAETYADYMPPKLKLGRKHPDPVVETASLSSVEPVDVTYSLVLPDETIRNGLLSALQLEAVVYASQAHEHMLPDGTRAGFLIGDGAGVGKGRTIAGIIFENYLRGRKRALWVSVSNDLKYDAERDLRDIGAGKIEVYSLSKLKYAKISSGVNGNVKKGVVFSTYSALIGETQADTKYRSRLKQLLQWCGDDFDGVIVFDECHKAKNLCPVGSGKATKTGLTALELQNKLPKARVVYASATGASEPRNMAYMVRLGIWGEGTPFPTFMDFINAVEKRGVGAMEIVAMDMKLRGMYIARQLSFHGVSFKIEEVPLADSFRDVYDKSVALWVEAMQRFTEAAELIDAEPRMRKTMWGQFWSAHQRFFKYLCIAAKVNQAVVLAREAVKCGKCVVIGLQSTGEARTLDQLERDDGELSDFVSTAKGVFQTLVEKHFPAPDRERINRLLGLEAKTKTVVPIPVVTPLNGKNGLDDNNAAKRKLTARQQVNAAAKRMRGGSSSDEFIRSDDELDAELEGEAEADSEHERRSDSDLSDFNPFRAGSDSDDEPWVGRKKKVAKKKKASAAKKKTSTQDKIETMFSRKSLAPPAPTVTVTSAGRSLTGTPVGTNGLYLGPSRAVAPARSAIERACSMKEQLLAAVERLGRRLPPNTLDQLVDELGGTDNVAEMTGRKGRVVQTEDGQILYESRSEADVPLETLNLTEKQRFMDGEKDVAIISEAASSGISLQSDRRARNQRRRVHITLELPWSADRAIQQFGRTHRSNQVNAPEYIFLISDLAGERRFASTVAKRLESLGALTHGDRRATETRDLSQFNIDNKYGRTALEAVMKAIMKYETPLVPPPSDYSGDFFQDVASALVGVGLIVNSEAAPGMLALDKDYNNMSKFLNRILGMPVELQNRLFKYFTDTLAAVMEQARRSGRFDLGILDLGSADESVRRVRCVRFLRRHATGQAPVELHTVHSERGLEWSAALEKLSEASSPEEGFYLSSTPRNGKLTAVLCLAHTPARPERRDRLAKKERMFQIYKANTGLQLRLESLAELEKKFRRVEAGEAESAWRAQHAAALRTCAHAYWRASCRDPHCEVGLRRRTHHVLAGSLLAVWARVEHALAARSAGKMQVVRLKTDDGLKIVGTLIPKNCVETLKETLSSDAVSVTEQTFESER, encoded by the exons ATG TCAAAACGGCAAGCGTTTGGCGACCACAGCCCGTCAGATGATGACTCAGACTTTGATGATGACGAGGACCCTGACAATTTGGAAGTGCCAG GTGGAGGGAAGACCCTGGCGGCGGCGGCTCGCATGGGCGACAAGGTCAAGCCCCCACACACCATCATGCCTGTCACCGTCAGAGCTACCACCAACCCATTGGCAG CGGCGTCGGGCGTGGCGTTCGGCCAGGCCACCAACGTGAAGCCCATCAAGATCTCCGCCAGCTCGCTTGCCAAGCCGCTGGGGCTCGGCCTCGGCAGGGGAA TGGAGATGGTGGGCATGCAGAGCATGAACTCGTACCTGCTGCAGAACCTGAACCAGATCCTGGCGTCGGGCATGGGCGGCCCGCTGGCCGGCATGCTGGGCCAGTTCGCGCAGGTGCCGCCCTGGGCGCAGAAGGGGCTGTGGCCCCAAGACAAG ATGCCCGGCGAGGAGGAGGAGGTGGACGACGAGGAGATGGGCGTCGCCGAGACGTACGCGGACTACATGCCGCCCAAAC TGAAGTTGGGCCGCAAGCACCCCGACCCGGTGGTGGAGACGGCGTCGCTCTCGTCCGTGGAGCCGGTGGACGTGACGTACTCGCTGGTGCTGCCGGACGAGACCATCCGCAACGGGCTGCTGTCGGCGCTGCAGCTGGAGGCGGTGGTGTACGCCTCGCAGGCCCACGAGCACATGCTGCCCGACGGCACCCGGGCGGGGTTCCTCATTG GTGACGGCGCGGGCGTGGGCAAGGGGCGCAccatcgcgggcatcatcttcgAGAACTACTTGCGCGGCCGCAAGCGCGCGCTGTGGGTGTCCGTGTCCAACGACCTCAAGTACGACGCGGAGCGCGACCTGCGCGACATCGGCGCCGGCAAGATCGAGGTCTATTCGCTCAGCAAG CTGAAGTACGCCAAGATCTCGTCGGGCGTGAACGGCAACGTGAAGAAGGGCGTGGTGTTCAGCACGTACAGCGCGCTCATCGGCGAGACGCAGGCCGACACCAAGTACCGCTCGCGCCTCAAGCAGCTGCTGCAGTGGTGCGGCGACGACTTCGACGGCGTC ATTGTGTTTGACGAATGTCACAAGGCCAAGAACCTGTGCCCCGTGGGGTCGGGCAAGGCCACCAAGACGGGGCTGACGGCGCTGGAGCTGCAGAACAAGCTGCCCAAGGCGCGCGTGGTGTACGCGTCCGCCACCGGCGCCTCCGAGCCGCGCAACATGGCCTACATGGTGCGCCTGGGCATCTGGGGCGAGGGCACGCCCTTCCCCACCTTCATGGACTTCATCAACGCTGTGGAGAAGAG GGGCGTGGGCGCCATGGAGATCGTGGCCATGGACATGAAGCTGCGAGGCATGTACATCGCGCGCCAGCTGTCCTTCCACGGCGTGTCCTTCAAGATCGAGGAGGTGCCGCTCGCGGACTCCTTCCGAGACGTGTACGACAAGTCGGTCGCGCTG TGGGTGGAAGCCATGCAGCGCTTCACGGAGGCGGCGGAGCTGATCGACGCGGAGCCGCGCATGCGGAAGACCATGTGGGGGCAGTTCTGGTCGGCGCATCAACGGTTCTTCAAGTACCTCTGCATCGCTGCCAAG GTGAACCAGGCGGTGGTGCTGGCGCGCGAGGCGGTGAAGTGCGGCAAGTGCGTGGTGATCGGGCTGCAGAGCACGGGCGAGGCGCGCACGCTCGACCAGCTCGAGCGCGACGACGGGGAGCTCTCCGACTTCGTCTCCACGGCCAA GGGCGTGTTCCAAACCCTCGTGGAGAAGCACTTCCCGGCCCCGGATAGGGAGCGAATCAACCGGCTGCTGGGGCTGGAGGCCAAGACGAAGACCGTGGTGCCCATCCCGGTTGTCACTCCCCTCAACGGCAAGAACGGCCTCGATGACAACAACGCAGCCAAGAGGAAAT TGACGGCGCGGCAGCAGGTGAACGCGGCGGCCAAGCGCATGCGCGGCGGCTCCTCGTCGGACGAGTTCATCCGCTCCGACGACGAGCTCGACGCCGAGCTGGAGGGCGAGGCGGAGGCCGACTCGGAGCACGAGCGCCGCTCCGACTCCGACCTCAGCGACTTCAACCCGTTCCGTGCCGGCAGCGACAGCGACGACG AGCCGTGGGTGGGACGTAAGAAAAAAGTGGCAAAGAAGAAAAAGGCGTCCGCCGCGAAGAAGAAGACGAGCACTCAGGACAAGATCGAGACGATGTTCTCCCGCAAGAGCctcgcgccgcccgcgcccacCGTCACCGTCACGTCCGCGGGTCGCAGCCTCACCGGCACGCCCGTCGGCACCAACGGCCTGTACCTCG GTCCGTCGCGTGCCGTGGCGCCGGCGCGCTCGGCTATCGAGCGCGCGTGCAGCATGAAGGAGCAGCTGCTGGCGGCCGTGGAGCGCCTCGGGCGTCGCCTGCCGCCCAACACGCTCGACCAGCTCGTCGACGAGCTCGGGGGCACCGACAACGTTGCCGAG ATGACGGGCAGAAAAGGTCGCGTGGTGCAGACGGAGGACGGCCAGATCCTGTACGAGAGCCGCTCGGAGGCCGACGTGCCGCTGGAGACGCTCAACCTGACGGAGAAGCAGCGCTTCATGGACGGCGAGAAGGACGTGGCCATCATCTCCGAGGCGGCCTCCAGCGGCATCTCGCTGCAGAGCGACCGCAG AGCGCGAAACCAAAGGCGGAGAGTTCACATAACGTTGGAGTTGCCGTGGTCGGCGGACAGAGCTATACAGCAGTTTG GTCGCACGCATCGATCGAACCAAGTGAACGCGCCGGAGTACATCTTCCTGATCTCGGACCTGGCGGGCGAGAGGCGCTTCGCCTCCACCGTGGCCAAGCGCCTGGAGTCCCTCGGCGCGCTCACGCACGGCGACCGGCGCGCCACGGAGACCAGGGACCTCAGCCAGTTCAACATCGACAACAAATacg GTCGCACGGCCCTGGAGGCGGTGATGAAGGCGATAATGAAATACGAGACACCGCTGGTGCCGCCCCCGAGCGACTACTCGGGGGATTTCTTCCAGGACGTTGCCTCCGCGCTCGTGGGCGTCGGCCTCATAGTCAACAGCGAGGCCGCACCCGGCATGCTGGCGTTAGATAAG GACTACAACAACATGTCAAAGTTCCTCAACAGGATACTGGGCATGCCCGTGGAGCTGCAGAACAGACTCTTCAAATACTTCACCGACACACTCGCCGCTGTTATGGAGCAAG CTCGTCGCAGCGGCCGCTTCGACCTGGGCATCCTGGACCTGGGCAGCGCGGACGAGAGCGTGCGGCGCGTGCGCTGCGTGCGCTTCCTGCGCCGCCACGCCACGGGGCAGGCGCCCGTCGAGCTCCACACCGTGCACTCTGAG CGCGGGCTGGAGTGGTCGGCGGCGCTGGAGAAGCTGTCGGAAGCCAGCTCGCCCGAGGAGGGCTTCTACCTGTCGTCGACGCCGCGCAACGGCAAGCTGACCGCCGTGCTGTGCCTCGCGCACACGCCGGCGCGCCCGGAGCGGCGGGACCGCCTCGCCAAGAAGGAGCGCATGTTTCAGATATACAA AGCGAACACGGGGCTGCAGCTGCGGCTGGAGTCGCTGGCGGAGCTGGAGAAGAAGTTCCGGCGCGTGGAGGCGGGCGAGGCGGAGAGCGCGTGGCGCGCGCAGCACGCGGCGGCGCTGCGCACGTGCGCGCACGCGTACTGGCGCGCGTCGTGCCGCGACCCGCACTGCGAGGTGGGGCTGCGGCGCCGCACGCACCACGTGCTGGCCGGCTCGCTGCTGGCCGTGTGGGCGCGCGTGGAGCACGCGCTGGCGGCGCGCTCGGCCGGCAAGATGCAGGTCGTGCGCCTCAAGACCGACGACGGCCTCAAGATCGTAG GAACCCTCATTCCAAAGAACTGCGTGGAGACTCTCAAGGAGACGCTGTCGTCGGACGCCGTGTCCGTCACCGAGCAGACCTTCGAATCGGAGCGTTAG
- the LOC123871145 gene encoding uncharacterized protein LOC123871145 isoform X3 — translation MTEKQITMEQLEETVKRTDEQLDLMGWKMDNVEKQMVAPLDSQDVCIVNLLKSVSEVRSDYQQLRQELVEVQALQRELSTRLRTQLRLVHGKFARLRQRIANADPPR, via the exons ATGACTGAAAAACAAATCACGATGGAGCAATTGGAAGAAACT GTGAAGCGCACGGACGAGCAGCTGGACTTGATGGGCTGGAAGATGGACAATGTGGAGAAGCAGATGGTGGCACCGCTGGACAGCCAGGACGTGTGCATCGTTAACTTGCTCAAGTCTGTCTCTGAG GTGCGCTCGGACTACCAGCAGCTGCGGCAGGAGCTGGTGGAGGTGCAGGCGCTGCAGCGCGAGCTGAGCACGCGCCTGCGCACGCAGCTGCGCCTCGTGCACGGCAAGTTCGCGCGCCTGCGCCAGCGCATCGCCAACGCGGACCCGCCGCGCTAG
- the LOC123871145 gene encoding uncharacterized protein LOC123871145 isoform X1: MTEKQITMEQLEETVKRTDEQLDLMGWKMDNVEKQMVAPLDSQDVCIVNLLKSVSESWWGAGALGLPAAAAGAGGGAGAAARAEHAPAHAAAPRARQVRAPAPAHRQRGPAALAPSHSSPRPALITSKCSAICNAALSIYNPHA; encoded by the exons ATGACTGAAAAACAAATCACGATGGAGCAATTGGAAGAAACT GTGAAGCGCACGGACGAGCAGCTGGACTTGATGGGCTGGAAGATGGACAATGTGGAGAAGCAGATGGTGGCACCGCTGGACAGCCAGGACGTGTGCATCGTTAACTTGCTCAAGTCTGTCTCTGAG AGCTGGTGGGGTGCAGGTGCGCTCGGACTACCAGCAGCTGCGGCAGGAGCTGGTGGAGGTGCAGGCGCTGCAGCGCGAGCTGAGCACGCGCCTGCGCACGCAGCTGCGCCTCGTGCACGGCAAGTTCGCGCGCCTGCGCCAGCGCATCGCCAACGCGGACCCGCCGCGCTAGCGCCCTCACACTCCTCACCACGCCCCGCGCTCATCACATCCAAATGCTCAGCGATTTGTAATGCTGCCCTTTCAATCTATAACCCGCACGCATAA
- the LOC123871145 gene encoding uncharacterized protein LOC123871145 isoform X2 has translation MWRSRWWHRWTARTCASLTCSSLSLSPLHISVGKGALGLPAAAAGAGGGAGAAARAEHAPAHAAAPRARQVRAPAPAHRQRGPAALAPSHSSPRPALITSKCSAICNAALSIYNPHA, from the exons ATGTGGAGAAGCAGATGGTGGCACCGCTGGACAGCCAGGACGTGTGCATCGTTAACTTGCTCAAGTCTGTCTCTGAG CCCCTTGCATATTAGTGTTGGGAAAG GTGCGCTCGGACTACCAGCAGCTGCGGCAGGAGCTGGTGGAGGTGCAGGCGCTGCAGCGCGAGCTGAGCACGCGCCTGCGCACGCAGCTGCGCCTCGTGCACGGCAAGTTCGCGCGCCTGCGCCAGCGCATCGCCAACGCGGACCCGCCGCGCTAGCGCCCTCACACTCCTCACCACGCCCCGCGCTCATCACATCCAAATGCTCAGCGATTTGTAATGCTGCCCTTTCAATCTATAACCCGCACGCATAA